A genome region from Verrucomicrobiia bacterium includes the following:
- a CDS encoding valine--pyruvate transaminase, giving the protein MDNSSHATVSFDFSPLGQKLTGHSGILELMDDLGRAMTIEPDMRMLGGGNPALIPEMQALVRERMRQLLDDGDTFDRMLANYDPPRGNPRFVRAVAELLQREFGWEVGPQNIAVTCGGQSAFFFLFNLLGGRLANGRLRKILLPLAPEYIGYADQGVDPGLFVACRPHIEWPAGREGGTFKYRIDFAAVEAVLQREDIGAIAVSRPTNPTGNVLSDDEVARLAALAENHGIPLMLDNAYGAPFPNVMFVPAQPYWAPHVILTLSLSKLGLPGTRTGIVVAPEAIATALSSLTAIVGLANGSLGQQLALPWIEDGRILEFGPRLLRPFYEAKSRAALGWAREAFTRAGVEWAIHASEGAFFHWLWLPRLRISTRELYERLKARKVLTVPGEYFFYGLDEDWPHQRECLRLNFSQPAATVREGLHIIAEEAGRAGR; this is encoded by the coding sequence ATGGACAACAGCAGCCACGCGACAGTGTCGTTCGACTTCTCCCCACTGGGTCAAAAACTCACCGGGCACAGCGGCATCCTAGAATTGATGGACGATCTCGGCCGGGCCATGACCATCGAGCCGGACATGCGCATGCTCGGCGGTGGCAACCCGGCGCTGATTCCCGAAATGCAGGCCCTGGTGCGCGAGCGCATGCGCCAGCTCCTCGACGATGGCGACACGTTCGACCGCATGCTGGCCAACTACGATCCCCCGCGCGGCAATCCACGCTTCGTGCGGGCCGTGGCGGAACTCCTGCAACGTGAGTTTGGCTGGGAGGTTGGTCCCCAGAACATCGCCGTGACGTGCGGCGGTCAAAGCGCCTTCTTTTTTCTGTTCAACCTGCTGGGGGGCCGCCTCGCCAACGGCCGCCTGCGCAAAATCCTTTTGCCGCTCGCGCCGGAATACATCGGCTACGCGGACCAGGGCGTGGACCCGGGACTGTTCGTGGCGTGCCGTCCGCACATCGAGTGGCCCGCCGGCCGGGAAGGCGGCACGTTCAAATACCGCATCGATTTCGCCGCGGTTGAAGCCGTCCTGCAACGGGAGGACATCGGCGCCATCGCCGTTTCGCGGCCGACCAACCCGACGGGCAACGTTTTGTCGGATGACGAAGTCGCCCGCCTCGCGGCGCTCGCGGAAAACCACGGCATTCCGCTGATGCTCGACAACGCCTACGGCGCGCCGTTTCCCAACGTGATGTTTGTGCCCGCGCAACCGTATTGGGCGCCGCACGTCATTTTGACCCTGAGCCTTTCCAAGCTCGGCCTGCCCGGCACGCGCACCGGCATCGTGGTGGCGCCCGAAGCCATTGCCACCGCCCTCAGTTCGCTGACCGCCATCGTTGGTCTGGCCAACGGTTCGCTGGGACAGCAACTGGCGCTGCCATGGATTGAGGACGGGCGCATCCTGGAGTTTGGGCCGCGCCTGCTGCGCCCCTTTTACGAGGCCAAAAGCCGGGCGGCACTCGGCTGGGCGCGCGAAGCCTTCACGCGCGCCGGCGTGGAGTGGGCCATTCACGCGAGCGAAGGGGCCTTCTTTCACTGGCTCTGGCTGCCGCGCCTGCGCATCAGCACGCGGGAACTCTACGAACGCCTCAAGGCGCGCAAGGTGCTGACCGTGCCGGGCGAGTATTTCTTCTACGGACTGGACGAGGACTGGCCGCATCAGCGCGAATGCCTGCGCCTCAACTTTTCGCAGCCCGCCGCGACGGTTCGCGAGGGCCTGCACATCATCGCGGAAGAAGCCGGCCGGGCCGGCCGTTGA